CCTTCTCAAAATAAtgcagggccaggcacggtggctcactcctgtaatcccagcatattgggaggccaaggcaggtggatcacttgaggtcagtagttcgagaccagtctggtccacatggcgaaaccccatctctactaaaaacaaaaacatcagccgggcatggtagtgggcgcttgtagtcccagctactcaggaggctgaggcaggataatcacttgaacccgggaggcggaggttgcagtgagccaagatcacaccactgcactccagcatggacaacagagagagactgtctcaaaaataaataaataaataaaaagaaaaataaatgcagtcCTGGAAGACTTCAGGCCATGGAAGCAGTTTTCAGTACTTGTTTTAGCAGCCACATCATTTTTCCAACTTAAATTTTACATGAATTTCCCCCCCATAAATCAAGGGGCAGACTGTGATTTCATtagcatacatttattttatgagTTCATATTTGTACAAAAGAGCATCTCAATCACAAAGAACAATGAAGAGTTTTAGCTGAACCCCTTTTTGAAATCAGGGGTTTACAGAAGCCAGATGCAGCCCTCCAACAGCTGGCACATTCAATTTACCTGTGAATTTTTGCTTGGGATTTGCCCTACCAGTGATATATTGACTCAGCCAAGTAGCTTCAAATGGTGACAGTTTTACATGACAACTTGTACTGGAGTCCCAGGATACACTTTGACTGGTCCAGAAAACCTTGAAAGAGAAGTGGTAGGATTTTGATTTCATGGGCCACATTGAACAACCACACACATtgtatattacaaatataaatgttataCCCCTGAAATCCACAACAAGCACAAAATACAGTCTTCGTACTGCAATATGGTAAGAAATGTCACACCATCCCTTATTATACAACGAATATGACTTGATGGGAGAGCAGCATTCAGCAAACATGCTGGAGGCTTTCGTAGCATTTATTCAAGCTGAGACTCTGGGATGCAACAACAAACACAGTAGTACGATATTCTGCGAGTGGGTATACCCAGGCCGGGCATTTACAAGGAATAGAAAGAtcaggccaggtacggtggctcatgcctgtaatcgcagcactttgggaggccaaggtgggcaaatcatgaggtcaggagatcgagaccatcctggctaacatggtgaaaccccgtctctactaaaaatacaaaaattagccgagcatggtggcaggcgcctgtggtcccagttactcaggaggctgaggcaggagaatcacttgaacccgggaagcggaggttgcagtgagccgagatcacaccactacactccagcctgggctacagagggagactccgtctcaaaaaaaaaaaaaaaaaaaggaaaagaaaaaaaaagaatcatcagagaagccgggcacagtgattcacaactgtaatcccagcactttgggaagccgaggtgggtggatcacttgaggtcaggagttcaagaccagcctggacaacatggtgaaactccatctctactaaaaatacaaaaattagctgggtgtggtggcaaatgtctgtaatcacagccactcagggggttgaggcaggagaatcacttgaaccagggaggcggaggttgcagtgagccgagactgtggcactgcacttcaacctgcgCAACCAAGCAAgacgtttccaaaaaaaaaaaaaacagtcaacaGAGAGCTACACTTCTTGACTATGGATTTGCAAGAAGTTCACATATGTGTGTGGAGATGGCAGGAAAAGGTGTATCCCAACCACTGCACAAGAGAAAAGGATGGTGATCTGAGGCTAGACAGCCAGCTTGGGAAAGGGGCAAAAATCAGTCTTCGAGGTTTTAGGTTATGTCAATCAAGTGAATTCTaaaatttccttctgtttcttggCACTTTCTGGGAATGCAAGAATCTAATAGGAGTTTCTGCCTGCTTGGGAGGGGGTCTCTTACCTGCACCCTGGGCGCCAGGGTAGGGGTGTAGAGACAGAACATCCATTTTTTGGCTTTGATAAGGGGGCGAAATAGGGGTGGCTTCCCAGAAATAAGAAAGGGGGTTGAGGCCAGccacagtggtttatgcctgtaatctcagcactttgggaggccaaggcaggcaaatcacttgagttcgggagttcgagaccagcctgaccaacatggcgaaaccccatctctaaaaaaatatacaaaaattagccgggtgtggtggcaggcaactgtaattccagctactcaggaggctgacgaaGCAGAATCGCTcaaagctgggaggcggaggttgcagtgagccgagattacaccagtgcactccagcctgggtgacagagcgagactgtctcaagaaaaagagaaaaagaaaaagaaaaacaaaaaaaagaatgttaaatgcTGGAAGTCGCAGACATGACTAACGTCCACCACAATAAGACATTAGGAGTcttggtcgggcacggtggcacatgcctgtaatcccagcactttgggaggctgaggcgggcggatcatgaggtcaggagattgagaccatcctggcaaacatggtgaaaccccatctctactaaaaatacaaaattagttggacgtggtggtatgtgcctgtaatcccagctactagggagactgaggcaggggaatcgcttgaaccagggagtcagaggttgcagtgagctgagatcgcacctctgcactccagcctggtgacagagcgagactgtctcaataataataattattattattataataaataagacattgGGAGTCTCCGGTATTACAATTTGGTAGGCTGTCTTTGTGTATAAGttacatttttgaaaagagaTTCCGTTAAACCTTTGCAGATCCTTGGACTAACAGAAGTTTGCAAATTGACAGGTCCCTTGTCTCTGAGCAAAAGATCTGCCTACTCACATGTATTTGGATTttacctgaattttaaaattcttcttcacCTCAGTGTTAACGTTGTTCATTGGTAACTCTTGAAAATGGCCTCTTAATTATTTACCTCCTTTTGGACCATTGCCCAGGAGCCTTGCCTCTTCTGTAGAGAGTGGAGTTCACTCCTCCCCATCAAGCCAGAGCTTCTGGAATTTAACTTGGGGAGACTCCCTCACCCCAGGAGCCAATCGGGGCGGAAGGGTCCCGCTTCTGACCACTTCTGTAAGAGAGACTCAGCGTGTAGAGAAAGGCGACAGCTTTTCAACAGCCACTTACAGATCAGTGAGTTCCTCAGAGGTGGGGAGCAGGCAACTCACTCTCAGCCATGGTTTCTGCTTGACAGGGTGGCCCACTCCGGACCAGTTTGTGCCAGAGGTACATTCAAGGTACATGCTTTTGAAACACAGAAAACGGCTCTAGACTTTGCTATAACAGGATTTCCAGGAGGGCGCAAAGCTAGAGGGGTCTGTGCCGCCCGCCTCCCCCCAGCAAGAGAGGCTGTCCCCAGAATCAGGCCACGGGTGACAGCCGAAAGAGGATGGCGGTCTTCTCCCGAGCAGGGATCTCCCTGACACGTTCCTCCTGGATCTGCGTGGGTTTTCTTCAACTGCAGTAAGAGATCTGCAAAACCTTGGAATCCGGGACCGTTTCCCCCTCCTCCATTTTCTGCAAAGGGCGCAGGCGCCTTGGGGGCAGCCTGTGGTCTCCTGGCAAACATGATAGCAACGATCGGACGCGCTGCTAGGCTCTGGCTCTGACTGCGCCTGCGCGGCTGCTCCCGCGGGGTCTCCCGGGTGGCGGAAGATGTTTGTGGGTCTTTGAGACCCTTCCTCACTTAGAAATTACTCTCATCTACTCAAATGATACCCATACACATACTCAGGTGTTACCCGCACACTCTCAAATATTACCCACAACTACTTTCAATTATACGCCGATGCTACCCACACACTCTAATGCTATCCACACTCACTAATGTGTATTCAAGTAACCCAAATGTTACCCGCACCTATTCAAATAGCTACTATGAGAGTTACGGGCAAGGTTTTGGTCTGTTTATTCCCCTTCTGcattcccagtgcctggcacactgtaGGTCCTCAGGAAATTTTGTTGGGTTGCATGGATACACGGATGAATGAGCAATTCACACTTAACCAGATTTTATGATCATTCAGCTGTTATCCACATGTACTCAAATGCTACCTACGCTCACTCCGATGTCTCCAAGTAATTCAAATATTACCCACTTACTCTGAGTGccatgaaggcagggattttTTATTGAGTTTACTCCCTTCCGTATCCTCAActcctagaacagtacctgggaCCTAGTAGGTAGGCAATAAATATCTGTAGGATGAATAAATGAGCCACGGGTACCCAGATGTTAGCCACACCCACTCAGATGTAACCCACAAGTTAGTTAACTCAGATAAAAATAGCCACctcagcttgcagtgagccgagatggtgccattgcactccagcctgggcgacagagtgaagactccgcctcaaaaaaaaaaaaaaaaaaaaaaaaatagccacctCTTTCGCACTAGTCAGATGTTACCTGTGCTATCCAAATGATACCCATTCTTACTCAAAAGTTACCTACTCACTAGAGTCATTCTCACCCTCCCTTGCATTACCCACACTCACTCGCACTCCTTAAACCTACTCAGGTGGTATCTACCCTCCCACAGTCATCACCCCCTCAGATACCCCCCATGCCCACCCGATGCCACCACCTCACAGCTTCTTGTCTGAGGCGTGATGTCGCCGGCGGTTTTTCTTGTTCTTCCTTTTGCCCCTCTTGCCATCTCCAGCTTTGCTCTCCTTCTCGGAGGAGTTCAGAGGTGGCACCGCGTCCATCCGGACGGTGGCCCCAGCCTCCGGCTTCTCCCCCAGCCCAGGCACACAGCACTTTCTTgcaggcagctctctggggcccgTTGCTGGGGGACACAGTTCCTGCCTCAGGACCCGGGCCATATCCTCCACCGTCCTGCCCTCGCTCTGCAGAAAGAGGTTCAGCTTGGTCAGGAATTCGATGTCCTGCTTCCGGGGCATGTAGACCACTCTCCACACACCGCCCTTGCCCTTGATCTCCCTGGGGACCACGGCGTAATTGATGTCCTCGGTCAGCTGAATGATGGCCGCCTTGGATTTATCCTCTTCCAGATAGGCCTTACCAGCCACTTCGAACTTGCCTAGAGGTTTGAGGGGCAGCCGAATAATCTCTTCGAATTCCTCGTGGTTGCAGTCCTCTGGGATCCCCAGGATCATCAGGGACTTGTAACTGTCCACTTCCAGGGCCTTGCACCCGTGCTCCAACAGTGCAATGTCCTTCACGCCGAACAGCATCTTGCCCAACTCTTTGAGGCAGCAGTATGCCCGCTGGTGGACACCTGAGCTGCCTCGGGAATCCGCGAAATTATCCAGGATGCCGCGATTCCTTCCCAAAGGCTAGGAGAGAGTGAGGCCTCAGGGGCCGGAAGTCGCTCCCCAGGACCCCTTCGTCCAGCTCAGTGAAGGAtgctcccagcccctgcctgcagGGCTGTGCAACGTCGGGGCTTCTGTGGCTGCCTCTGAGTGGGCTCCAAGATTCCCAGGGACTTACGCCTGCTGGAGAAGCAGAAGGCGGTGTTTGCCACCTGACTCGCGGCTCCCGGGTCCTGGGCAAGGCTGCACCAAGGAGGGTCTCAAGATGATGCTTCCCCTTTCTTGGCGTGGCCTCCGAAGGTCTCGCAGGCCCTAACAGTCTCTCCGGATCTGGGACTGCTGATCTCCCTGGGGCAACTGCCAACGGAGTGTCGTGCAGTTGGGGGACCCTGCAGGCAGGGAGGCTCGTTCCTCACCGCTGGCCCAGAGGTTGCCCTCAGTGCCCTGTGGCCCGACTAGGACGAGGATGTGGCCGCTGCACTTGCTCCCGCAGTGACGTCACCGCCTCCTTCCGCTCTGCGGCCTGGCGGTCTCCATGGCAACCGCTGGAGCATCGCCTCTGCCATTGGCCGACTGGCCGCATTGAAATCAAGAGTCTGAGGGGGTCATTCGGAGGTGAGGGGTCGGCCACCAGGCATCAGAAGCGCCCGCGATTCTCCTTTGAATAATAGCTGATTCCAGAGGCGAGGGGACAGCGAATGTACAAGAGGCACCCGGGCATACTTTGAGgtcagaaagtaaggaagtgcttaaaaaaaaaaaagaaaaaaaagatgagaacacCTGGAAAGACACAGGAACCAGCCTGCAAGGCTCCCATGGCCAACCCTGGGACAATTTCAGCATCAACGTTAAAAAtcaaagtaggccgggcgcggtggctcaagcctgtaatctcagcactttgggaggccgagacgggcggatcacaaggtcaggaaatcgagaccatcctggctaatatggtgaaaccccgtctctactaaaaaatacaaaaaactagccggacgtggcggcgggcgcctgtagtcccagctactcgggaggctgaggcaggagaatggcgtaaacccgggaggcggagcttgcagtgagctgagatccggctactgcactccagcctgggcgacagagccagactctgcctcaaaaaaaaaaaaaaaaaaaaaaaaaaaaaaaaaaaagaaagtaacagaTTATAACCCCTTGAATAAAATTAGAATCTATGAGTTGATGTAGATGTAAGTACATGAATGAAAAGTTTGGTG
The sequence above is a segment of the Macaca nemestrina isolate mMacNem1 chromosome 20, mMacNem.hap1, whole genome shotgun sequence genome. Coding sequences within it:
- the LOC139360365 gene encoding paraneoplastic antigen-like protein 8C; this translates as MLFGVKDIALLEHGCKALEVDSYKSLMILGIPEDCNHEEFEEIIRLPLKPLGKFEVAGKAYLEEDKSKAAIIQLTEDINYAVVPREIKGKGGVWRVVYMPRKQDIEFLTKLNLFLQSEGRTVEDMARVLRQELCPPATGPRELPARKCCVPGLGEKPEAGATVRMDAVPPLNSSEKESKAGDGKRGKRKNKKNRRRHHASDKKL